Proteins encoded within one genomic window of Humulus lupulus chromosome 1, drHumLupu1.1, whole genome shotgun sequence:
- the LOC133814748 gene encoding uncharacterized protein LOC133814748, translating into MNVSIGDLDFQLSGEGATNVDYAGVDLHPVGFVDRNFVEDEGLLHNMGLVDNFEIEGQDIWLVSLNGKSGGDDTQLNSSDDVILSNACANIDSGDLKLKLHSEDQYHLNILKVDEVDVKEKVNDECYTMVTPRNLVEVDVADGDIDVVGDLVDAVVNNNLAKTTLQEEQLEKCSPRMCIENRMSTEEIFDSNLVNTGAEICVFCKHLDGITDM; encoded by the coding sequence ATGAATGTTTCGATTGGAGATCTAGATTTTCAGCTGAGTGGTGAAGGTGCTACTAATGTTGATTATGCCGGAGTTGACTTGCATCCAGTTGGGTTTGTTGATAGAAACTTTGTGGAGGATGAGGGGCTGTTGCATAATATGGGTCTGGTTGATAATTTCGAAATTGAAGGACAGGATATTTGGTTAGTTTCGTTGAATGGGAAAAGCGGAGGGGATGACACGCAATTGAATAGTTCAGATGATGTTATATTGTCAAATGCATGTGCCAACATCGACTCAGGTGATTTGAAGTTGAAGCTTCACTCTGAGGATCAATAccatttaaatattttgaaagttgATGAGGTAGATGTAAAAGAAAAGGTGAACGATGAATGTTACACAATGGTTACGCCAAGGAATTTGGTTGAGGTAGACGTTGCGGATGGAGATATTGATGTGGTAGGAGATTTGGTAGATGCGGTCGTGAATAATAATTTGGCTAAGACAACATTACAGGAGGAACAATTGGAAAAGTGTAGTCCTCGTATGTGTATAGAAAATCGTATGTCTACTGAGGAAATATTTGATAGTAATTTAGTGAATACGGGTGCTGAAATATGTGTCTTTTGTAAGCATCTTGATGGAATCACGGATATGTAG